The Rissa tridactyla isolate bRisTri1 chromosome 1, bRisTri1.patW.cur.20221130, whole genome shotgun sequence DNA segment AGTCATCTgacagaaaagagaggagaggccCCAAAACCTAGAACTACAAACCCAGAGGCCTAGGATTTGTACAGCAGGATCCCTCATTATAAACGTCTCAGAAATTGTAACTGTACCTGATAATATTTAAATGTCTCTCTGACAACTGCTTGTCTGGGCAATTGCTATACATAGTAGGGGAAGTCTGAGGGACCCAAACCAGACCCACTGTGCACTGCGCTGCTTGAAGAGGGCAAAGTCTTCACCATCACCAGTGCGTTATCTGCCTGTGCCCAACAGCAGTGTGGCTGGAAGGCACCAGGAAACGGCTTCTCTGTTCTTTTATTGGTGGCTCTAGTAGTGTATTTTGGGTCCACTCGCCTACTAGGTTTGAGGTCAGAATGTGCTCAAAGACTGGCCCTCACTGACCAAGTTTATGGTGGCATTAGTCACTTCAGTCTCCTCAGATCCCCATTCCCATGGTCATTGGTCTTCCAGGATCTAATGGGTCTTCCCTCCTGAGCATATGAATGATGACAATGAATGCCTACCTGTCCAGGAGTTCCcagtcctctcctccccagcggTCCCGAAACTCTTTTGTGTTCATGCCTCCGATCTTGTCCAGGTCAGACTTGTATATGCCCAAGAGACCAAACCCATTCACCTCCCAGTAGCCTGAGGACAGCATAAAAGAGGCACAGGCATGTTGGTGCGTTGAACCATTGATGACTCCAGCAGGGCTGCTGGAGTGAGACTCAAGCTACTTCTATCATGATGTTGACACCAGAGAGCCAACTGAGCACCACGGCAGAGCCAACCATATTGAATCTTTGGGAAATGAGAAAGGCTTGTGGACAGATGGCATGGGCTGCCCTGTGAACTTGCCAGCAGGGCCTCTCACATCTCCTGCCTGGCAGCATAGTACCTGATGCACATGGACTGTCCCAGCTACAAGGGGTTTGTCCCTGTGCTTGGATGGCTCAGGATGGCCACCTCCATCTAAAGGAAATCCTACGCTCAGATGATCTGTGTCACTTTCCTCCCTCTGATTTGGGTTGGTTTCCCCCACCCCTAGGCTACCAGctctgctcaggacaggctgtgCCCCctaggaaaagagagaaatagaaaGGAGTAAAGGCAGGTTTTTTCAAGGTCCTCAAATCCATAGAGGCCCCTAGAAGATGACCAGGAGAAACATCATATAAAGGGCTCTGCTGGGTCTTTCATCTCAAATTCCAAGTACCTGATACCATCAAACCCCATCCTATGTCTACTGCACTCTCACCTAGGAGCCCTGGTAAGCTCCAGACCTTGACACAACCAGAGGAACAAATCTAGAGGTGGTAAGCACCCTTCTCCTTTCCCCGCTCCCTGAGGTCTGAGACAAGGAGACTCCGCTCCCTCTTACCGTCAGGCCACTGTGGGGACATGCCACAGTGCAGCCTCATGACCATGGGTGCAAAGGCCATCTTGCCTTCCACGCAGTGCTTCCGGATTGAATCAATGACTCCAGCTGGGAAGTGGATGTGGAGGTCACACAGGAAAATGATGCTGTGCGGGTCCTGGAACCAACACCACCAGTTGGGAAAAACATAGGTTGATTTTAAGTAAGTCTTTCTTGAAGGGGAAGAAGACAAGAGATATGGGAGTGAATTAAAGAGCCATTTGTTGCTAGATCAGAAATTGAGGTCCTAGGGGCTCCCAAAACAGCCATTGACTGGCTGTTCTATGATGGGTGTGAAATACTATAACTATGACCTGGCACAGCCAGTGTCATAAAGCTGCTACTGCTGATATCAACAGCCATGATACTACTATCCTGTCTGATAGCCCCAGCAGGTGGGCCAAGAAGCAAACGAACCACAGGCTTTGTGGAGTAAGGGAAGAGTTGCTTACTCTAAAGGGACAGGAAACACATCTATGTTTGATCTGGTTTGCTAGGCTATTTCCTTCCCTAAAACCCAGTGTGTTCAGTATGAATGGCAAGAGGTAGCACCGGACGCATACTAGAAACCTTCCTGTCGACCCCACGGCCCCCAGGCTTACCGTCACGAGGTCTATCCCcgcctgcagcccagcagaacGCTCGAAATTCCCCGTCAGCTTCAAGTACTGATAGCTGTGGGTCAGACgggaaagagaagatcagtgcgtGCACGCTGGCGAGTGCTACACTGTGGGCATCACACTGGGGAGCCGCCCCTCGCTGCCATGCACCCTCGTAAGAAGGAGGAAAGTCTTTGCTGTACCACTGTGCAAGCTCAGTGCTGCTCTAGGGCCCAGTGTGCCCTGAGGGTCTTCTCACTTGAGGACAGGGCACTCCCAAGTGAAAGCCTTTTCAGCTCTAGTCCAGCTGTATCCTAGGACTAGACGTCTTATTGGGAACCCTTGGCACATAAAGGAAAGGATCAGCCAAGGCTGGTTCAGGTCAGAGTAGGGTTAGCCAGAGAGCTATTCCAGCAAGTGGAGTCCCCGGAGGTCTCCACACACTCTGTTCCATTTCTCACAGCTTTCTTGTCTTCTctgtcctccccctgccccatcaCCGGGAGACTtgctttctgtcctctctttCAAACTTGAACAAAAGCCAGGAGAAAAGAGATGCATCTGGATGGATGACTACAATAGGTATTGCCTTACAGTTTTATAACACGATTATATGCGGTATACATGCATGTACATTTTAACAGCAATATATGCACGTATATGTGCAAGGTATGGATGGATGTCATCTTTGGGTTTCCAGCTGCAGGATGCTGTGGCTGGTCAACACACAGCGACTGGCAGATGTGCTGTCTTTGCCAGCATATGCATGTAAGCAGTTTTTTGTGACCAAGCAGTACTCTCACCTGTGCAAGCTAGACCTTTTCAGAGCCTTCTCTACATCCATATCATCGCTGCTGTAGTCCGTGATGATGATGTTGAAGTATGGATCCTTAGTGAGTCGGAACAGCTCTTCCATGTCAGAGATGAACTGCAGCACCCAACGTGCCTGGTTTTTCACTGGTTGTATTGCAAAAGGGAGAGAATCCAAGCAAAACTCATTTCAAAGAATGGCGTGGCTTCTCAACAGGCAAGGCTTCTTGCCTCCTCTCAAACCCTCCTAATCTTGCAGGGATGCTGAAATAGGCTCAGGCTGAAAACCTGGACCAAAGAGCCAATGAGTGTGGGTTCTTTCCCAGAGTGTGGCAGGAGTTTTCTCCAAGCTTGTGAGCCACAGGAGTTTGGGTCCTGTCATATTTCTGAGGGGGTTTAACTTGGACAGAACAGAAATTGGAAGTGATCCAAATAAGACGGTTGAGGCTGGCCCAGACCCACTGTTCAGGACTGCCCTCACGGGAACCACCCTCCGTGCCATCCCACGATGTCCCGGGGAGGCAGGTCCCCCTTACCTGGCACCACGAAGTGAATCATGGCCCGGTGGTTCCAGGAAAAGCCCTGGGGCCAACACAGCTCTGGCTCGTTCGCCACAGCCATCAGGTGCCGCCGGCGACCCCATGCCAGgttcctcatcttcctctcctcctcctcaccgccACCAACGCCCTGCCAGCCTCGCGCAAAGATGTACTCAGAGAAGCGGATGAGCCgctgtccctgctccagcagctccagttccAGCAGGTAGCGGCTGCCCCGCATGCGGTCCTGGCGTTTCTCCACATTCACGATACGCTGCAGCTGAAACCGCCTGCAGAAGATATGGCTGGGGTGGGCATGGCCCCTGAacaccagcccctctcccacctccatcCTGTTCAGCTCTGCCAGGCTCTTCCCTCCTGCCTAGGACAAACCTTTTTGTCCCCAGCTTCCCCCCACTTTGCTGCACCGCTTCCAAGGTCCCATGGGAAGGTTTAGCACCTGTTTCCTAAATCCACAAGCATGTGGGATTAGATCTGGGATTCCAGCCAAGAGAAAATAGTTGGCAAGGGAAATGAAATAAAGGTGACACAAAAAATAACATATGTGTCTGAATGATTGTAGTGCTGGTAATAGTGAGTGTATTCAACACCTCCTACAACGAACTTGGCACAAGGAGTATGTTTGGGCTAGTGAAATTGGCTGATGACAGCTTATCCGCCAATAACATGGAGCAGGACCAAGCAATCATGCAGTAAAAACTGGGGTGAGCTGTAGGTTCAGAATGGTCAAAACAGGATGAAATGCCAGGTCATGTCCTTTCAGGTCATAACAAGAATTTCTGCTGTAAAACAGACACTCATCagataaaaatgctgaaaaaagcTTGCGTGCACTTATCAATTACACTGTGACTTGATGTGGCcctgaaaaaacaaaagagatcTTAAGACGTAGTGTGAGAGTTACTTCCAGCAGGGACTGGGAACTAGTAGCATCCATTCTATAAAACAGCCAGGATACTGGTCACTTACATACAGGAAAATTACGGAAATAAAGGCTAACTCAACAGAAGGGTCATGAGTTGGATTGTATAGCTTATAGAGGCTCAGAGGAGGTACGTCTGCCATAAAGGCAATCAAGATGGTAAGtcttgagaagaaaaagaaccaTATCAAGATCATGTGAAAACAGAGTACCAGCAAAACCTGATCTCCAGTGGGTCACCAAACAAGCGAGGAGCAGAAACACCTTCCCAAATCAGTACTAGGACCATGAAATCTAGCTAGTTTTATGACGGAGGTGCACACATTCAGATGACAGTGTAGGGTACTTGGTTGTCTCTGAGGTCAGTGTACTGATCCACGTTATCTGACAGGTCCCTTCTGGTCCTATGTCCTAAGTGATTCATAAGGTGAGATGTGGCAGGCATCAAACCACGAGCACAAGGAGCTCCAGTCCTACATCATATCAGCAGAGTTTCTTAATCTTCAGCTGATAAAATGCTCCTATGTGCTCCCAATATCCACACTGTGCAAGGAGGAAGCCAGCAAAAGGTCTGTGACGCCAGCTGGACAGAAACCTCCAATCTTTCAAGCTTACTGCCACCACCTGTTAGAGGGCGATATTCAGCCCCTAGGCATGGTCTGGTGTCCAACAATTCCCATTTCTCAGCCAAAAGAGGTATGTAAAGCCTGAGTTTTTACACAGATTCCTTGCCTGAAGTCTTATTTCTCACATCTATTTTACCCCCTGATTCCCACTAGCTCCTCACACGACAGGCATTCCCTGTGTAGTGTGGTACACCAGCTCTGGGACACTGCCCCTTGGTTTTTACACTGTGCCTTACCCTTTACTCCTCTGGTTGAGCTTCTTCAGGAAGACACGTGTGACTTCCAGAGCCTCCCTTTCTCTTAGCAGCAAGTTTCCTGACGTGTTGCATTTCAGGTCAATCCAGTCTGTGCGCAGCATATGGAAGTCCAGGTTGCTCGCGCTGAAGGTCTGCTCCCAGTTCACCGCCTGGTCGAACACTGGTACGTAATCAAAATcatcctcatcttcttcctctagCTCCCCATCcacctcttcctcttctgctgccaCAGGTCCAGACTTGTCCTTCACAGGAGATACCACCTGTGCCTCTCCCTCACCCATGTCCCCACCATTGGCTGCCTTATGCTCAGCAATGTAGGTCTCCACTTGATTCAGCCACTGCGAcagcccaggctgctggctggggctggcagcgctCACAGCACGTCTGCCGGCTTTGCTGGAGACTCGGCCTCCTTTCCTGGCTGGCACGGTGCCTGCTGGCTGCAGCTCATCTTTAGTGGTGCTGAGGTCTCCTTGTGGTCTCAACCCTTTGGGAATTGTGACCCTTGAGTTCCTGGGGCCGCCGAGACGCTGCTGCCTTTGAGACATGGTCCTAGAAGGAGGGTTCGCCTTTTTGACAGGCGCTTTCCCCTGGATGGCCCTGGCGTGCTGCAGAGGGCTCCTGGATTTGTCTTTGATGCCAGCTTTTAAACGGGGTCTCTTTGTTATTGGGTTCCCCTCTAGGCCAGCCTGGATGAGGCTTTGGTTGGCAGAGGCCAGCGTGGCTGATTTGACAGCAGACCTCTTCGTCCTTCTCCTCTGTAGCCCTTCTCCTACGTCACCACCCGTCACTGAGAGGAGCCGACGACGCTCCCGGAGGGAATATTCCTCCTGAACTTTGTCGCTACCCACCACTCTGCTGGGAACATTGCCTGCTGGTTCTGCCCTCCCCGTGCCGGGGCGCTTGGGCGGGCTCGTAGTCTCTGCATCCTGCTCCGCGTACTGCAGGTCATCCAGGTTCCCCTCCTGGGAGCCTGCAGGAGTAATCGCAGTTACACCTCTGGCATCCTCCCGCTGCCTTCCCTGTCCTGATCCAGGCACCCACCCTACCAGGGGGAGCTACTTCTCGCTGCATCTCAGCATTGTCTCTCCTGCTTAGAGGGACAGGGATGCTCTCACACGCAGGAGCTCCTCAGGACCTACTAGCCAGCATTGCCAAAGGCCGTGAAGGGGTCTGCCTTTGCCTTTAGCTGTCTCTCTGGCCACAGCTTTGCAGGGCAGGTGCAAGCATCGGCTGCCACGCTGCACACCTTTGGCTCTGTCACTTCTGCCCACATTTTTGCTGGAATTGCACCTCAGCTAAGCTGCGGGCCCGAGAGGCAATTGTCACGTTGTCCACTACAGCCCACTGTTTAGTGACCTCCCAGCCTGCCCTTACAAGAAGTAAAAGTGGCTGCAAAAATCTCCCAGCCACAGCAATCTGGCAGAGAAGGACTGTGACCTCCTTGGTACAGAAAGTCAACAGCTTCTTGCAGCTGGTGCTAGAAGATCACACACAAAAGTGACCGACAAAAGCATCCTCTGGGCTGACATTAGGGCCCCTACCTGGCTGCTCTGTCTTTTCTCCAGAGTCCAGGCTCTTCTCTGGCTGATCCATTGTCATGTACTTGTAGAATCCAAATCTGCAGAGGGAAGGGCAAAACACAAGTTTGATGAGTTACTTTGCCCTCTCCAAATAAATTATGGCCACTGCTTCAGAGGTAATGGTCCATTACTCTGATTTCATCTACCCAGCAtctctacatcctcctttccCAGCAAGTCATAGGCTATCATCATCTTTATCTTTTAAATCTTTGGGCGATCAGACCTTACTCTGAACTGCCAAAGACATCAGCTTTCCTTGCTTATCATCCCAATCTCTCAGACATTTTCTCATAAGCAGAGGAGGAAATCCCAATACCCTGAAACACTTCTTTAGCCTCCCTTAAGCTGCTCCTTAAAGCTCACTAATGATGTAGTGCTCACAAATGCAAGTCATCATGCTGCAAAAGCGGCTCAGGCAGGTAATTGCAATgacctccctctctcttccctcatACCACCGTCCATGCGCTGTCCTCATGTGTCTGCGCTTCAAGCTTTTGAGAGGGATTTCCAGGATCGTGTCCCTCCATGTGTGCTTGACGCCAAGCAAAATGGACCCCCAGTGCCCAAATCCTATCACAATACAAATGAATTGTCAAAGCAATAAACCTGGGTGGCACCTTCCAGCCCATGGCAGCCACCTTCTCCATCCTTTACTATGAACCCCAGTCCCAGGAGTTCCCTCCCAAACCTACAATATGATCTGTTGTTCCAGCCCTCAATATAGTCCTGTAGGGAGGAAGAAGATGTTGAGCACAGGGAGGGCACCATCAATTATCTCACTGGAAAACTGACTCTCTTTATCCTGCAAAAAAAAGTCCTCCTGAATGGAGGGGGGTCCTCACACAAGGGTGTCTGCCTTTGGCAGGGGGGAGCATGCAAACGGCAGGATCCCTCGCAGGGCCACAGCTGGGAGCCAGACTCCAGTGTAGACGAATGACATGCATTTCTTCCCCTGGAGAGATGCCTGGTGGTAAGCACGGTTTGGCTTTCACAGCGACAGCCATCAGAAGGCTCCAGCTGTTGGCAGGCAAAGTTTGCTGGAAATACACTCCCTGATGTAGTGGAACAAACACGCTCTGACCCAGCTACTGGGTTAATAGAGCAAGAAAAGGAGCGGCAGTTTCCCCTTGAGACCTAAATTTATTTTCACTTAAAGGGAGCATAAGTTATGGAAAGAAACCATAAATGCTTTAATGTTTTGCAAGGCTTAGGGGATCTTTAAGAATGAAGAGAGTCCTAGAGAAATGAGTATGAAATTCCACTCCAGTTCTAGCCTTCAAaccatctcctccctccctgctagTAAACCCACATTTGCAGCATCCTACCTTTCCAAGTAATAAGGGTTTTCCTGATAGAAGCATTTGTTGTCTTTCTCCATGTGGCTCAGGCGGCTGTAATCATTTGGGTAAACAAAGGACAAAtgaacctgggaagaagggaggaaaataaagtaaaacccCTATAAATGCCAGATATCAGCCACAAGGTGACCCAGACACGGTTGCAGGATGACCAGCCCTTTTGAGACGGAGCAGGGGTTGCTTACTATTTGCCTCTCCAAGGCACCTGGTAGCAGGCTGTGAGAatagaaaacagaaggaagagtGACGGGAAATGTGCACGGatatgtctttttctctctctctctctcagcatctgtctgtccatctccGTACCTGTGTGTTTAAGTCCTACAACAAAGCGAGAACTAGCTGGGAGAGAGGTGGGCAAGTCCTCCTGAAGAGATGCAAGGGATCGCAGAAGCCCAGAAAGCGTGTGGGGGAGACCTTCAGGCAAGGCTGAGGGAGCCGGGGTCACCGAGGATGCAAGTCCCCTGGAGAGCGTAGGCTTGTACTAGCATCCAGGGAAGGCAAACTGTGCTGGTGACCTGTCCCCAGCAGACCTCAGAGTCTGCTCTGCTATGCAGGGGATTAATCCCTGATACGTTGCGTGACCCGCAAATGTGAGCTCCCTCTCAAGACCAGTTTTAAGCTTGTTAGGGGCTTTAGTAGTCCACACAGACTACAGTTCACCCCATGGACAATAAAATCCTCGGTGACTGTGAGGCTCCAGGTGAAGGCAAGCGCAGCTCTTTGGAGGTTTGAGGGGCTCTGTAAGACACATAAGCTTGTAGCCCAGTGAGGCCCATGAGCAGTGGCTAGCACTTGGTGTTGACCTTTTACATGTACTGGGATGCAGAGACCTGACCAGCAGATGGTCAAATCTGCCCAGGAACTTCAGATCGATGAAGAGGCCCCCATGGTTAATGGggtctccctccttcctccttgtgTTCCCCTGGGCAAGTACCTGCTTAAGGATTAAAACTTACAAACTGGAGTCCCTGGTAGCGCTGCAGAGGAAATCCATTCACCAGGTAGCTGGGCTTGTACGGGCAGTCTGGCAAGGCTCGGCGCACACGAGACTTGCTGAGCAGGGGCACTGAGAAGAAGAAACACAGAGGCAAGCGTTGCTGGTGGAGCCCTGCTGTAACCGATGCGCCAGCTTAGCTACTTCTGTGCCTGGTTTCTATTTATCCATGTGAAATAGTAACAGATACATAAAGCAAACTATTTTCCACAGCTCATCTCTTTACGTTGCTGGGGGTGTCGTGTGAGCTGGATGCCAAGAAGAGGAGCCGGGTGTAGTTTGTGCTTTGTCTCCTACAGCGACTGATATTGTAtactgcccctctcctctgcactgGGGAGCAAAAAAGCGTGGCCTTTGATAACGGTGGCGTAGGAGGGCAATTTTTCTCGGCTGTGCTACTGCACGTGCTGTGacaggcagcagctccctcctcaAGTGCTTTGCAAGTCTTACCTTTGTAAAGAGTGTCCCGGGGGTCAGGCTTCAACATGTCAGCTGGGTGCGCCTTGCTGCCTGCGCTGTCAGCAGGCCGGCTCGTGTGACTGGCCAATGTCTGCGGGATATGCCCAACCTCATCCATCTTTAAAAGTGTCTCATCTAGAAACCAGAGAGAGAACGCAAGGGGGAGGAAGGGCTAATTCATCCCTTGTCCCCAAAAATGCCCTTCCCCAGTGTCAGCCTTTTCCAAACAGCATTATTAgcattaaattcattttaaaaggagaTAGACAagatgaaaaggaggagaaactTGAGGAGCAGAGCTTTCGCCTGTgctagaaaaggaggaaaaggggtgAGTCCTTCAGTGGCTGAGGAGGACGATGCTTCAGCAGGAGAATGGAggccaggagcaatgggaagcTTAAATTCAAGACTGGCTATTGGTTACATTTTTTCTTGGGTGCTGCTGCCCAAGGACTTCATGTCTCCATGGATCTTACTCTGAGATGAGGAGAACTGAATAAATatccaggagggaaaggcaaCATGCTGCCAAGGGCACTGGGATTACTCTCAGCAACTTTTGGGTACTAAACAACATGGGAACCCATAAGGAAAGGGATGACATGTGATACAACCAGAGGCTGATGTGGCAGAAGGAAACACTGTACGGGCAGAAGGTACCAGATAAAGATGAGACTGCAGCACTGTGCAGGGGGATCTTTTGGGATTTGAGTCTTCCCTTCTACAGGGAATTAATAAGAAgacaacagcagaaggaaaaaggatggaGACAGAAGACCTAATGGAAAGCCTAGTCCTGGCCAAATGGCAGGTTTCAGAAAACAGAGCAGCAGGTTGCGATCCAAGATACAGCAAACAGATGTCTCGATTACATCGGGGAGTCTTCCATGGGCAAAAGTGTTGGCAAGGAAAAAAGCCCAGAGATATTGTAAGGCAACAGTGGTAGATATGGAAAGGGGGAAGCTGGCAGAGGAAAGCAATACTGACAAAGCTAGATAAGGGTAAACAGGACTAAGGAGCTCCTTAACTGATAAAGGAGTCAGTTGATGTGCTAAGATGGGTTtataaaacaggaggaaatggGCTGATGTGCTTGCTGCGATCCAGCGGCAACTTGAAGAGACTTGAGACTGATACAGAAGAAAGCAACGTCCCCCAGTATCACTAGTGTATCCCATTGTGTCCACCACACAGATTGAAATCTCCTGGAAGTAACACAGTGGCCGCTTCTCCCTGGTCATGTCCAGCTGCCAGCGCACCCCCACAGCTCCCATGTTATGGGCCTCACGTTCCCCTGAGTTCTCTGCAGGCAACCTCCATCCCGTGTTACTCTCACATCTGGAACAGTTCTCACGCTTGCAGCCTCTCCGCTCTGCCCTTCCTCACTGCCTCCAGATTTCCCTGAAATAATGTTCCAATCCTACTTCCAATTCTCTTATATTTAATAATGAGCCCAGAGATCTCTCTCCTGACCTGtctccacttcttttttttttgtaatgatctGTACGCATGGTATTTGCCTGCCTAGACTATGATTCATGGTGAAACTCCACTGATATGTTTGGGAAGAATGGGGAGATGCTCAGGGAAATCTGTGGTGAGGATACTTACTAGCATAAAGAGAGAGGTATTGGGAGTCAATGACTTTGAACTTCGCTTCTGGGTCATTCAGCCTCCACTGGAACAGagaaacacattaaaatgaaGTGCTTATGGAGTTAATCAAGCCTGAACAAAAGGAACAGGCACAAGATGTTTTTTCACCAGATGGGCTCGcagcttcctctttctccttACTATGACCGAGTTTATCTAGCAGCAAAAGACTGGGAATGAGCTGAGATCCCCCAGGACACATCCAAAGCAGGAAAGGACAAAGTGCTGCAACAGAAACTGGAGAGGGCAGAACTATCCCAAGCAAGCAGAGGAAAGAGCCCTGACATGTGGCCAGGACAATCCCACAAAGAAGTAGGTAAGAGCTCTGGAAGGGATTAGATACCCATGCAAAGAGGAACTGggggctgggaaaggagggaaatcaTTAACAAATATCATTCCTGAGCACTACGGGGATGCATATACAGCACAGCCATTTGCATAGACTCACTGCTACTTCCACATGGTCTGTTCCTCTGTCATCCTGCTTGTGCAGCACCTCAAAATAGTACCTGCCTGCAGCTGACAACCTGTGAAGAAAAACGTGTCTGTCACCAAAAGCATTAAGGAACATTTCTTAGCTTGTCAGCAGACAATGAGTGGAGAGAAACCCCACCCATGAAACAACCTAATTCTCAGCTTGAGCAGGGTTAGGACTGCCAAGAAAATCCAGATGCTGACAGCGAGATAGGTAGCTTCCCTTGTGCACCTGGAGCACTCCAGACCCTTCTCAGTTAAATTCTGAATAACTCCCTTTCAGTCTTGCCTGCTGGGTTTTGGCCTCTGTGAATCCTGGCCAGTTCCAAGGCAGGAAGCTCGGGATACAGTTCATATAGAGGAGTCTGGATCTGCTGGTGGCTGCTTCCTCCAGGGAAGAAAAAGTCAGTGTTGCATTCCTGCAGTAAATCAGCAAAGCAACTGGCACAGGTACGGATGTGTCACTTCAGCTTTGGCGATATCCCAGACTAATCCCTTTCTCTATATTGCTAAATTCTTCAGAACAAGCCTGGGTTCCTTTTCCTTGTCCTTGTGATTTCCTGGCCATGTGCAAAGATGGCTGGGAGAGAGGGACCCTGCTCA contains these protein-coding regions:
- the B4GALNT3 gene encoding beta-1,4-N-acetylgalactosaminyltransferase 3 isoform X1, translated to MRGRLLARLRRRRLRRLLLALGALALGLWAAYLELVAAAGGVGGGGGGALPDRRYESWRELAKALADTNVPGGDPSLHFYYPQKLGHQNQELQRGGRNKSNYAAVDNPVPWMPEFQGQANLHVFEDWCGSSTEQLRKNLHFPLFPHTRTTLKKMAVSPKWTNYGLRIFGYLHPFTDGEFQFAIAADDNAEFWLSPDEKTSGLQLLASVGKTGKEWTAPGEFGKFHSQQSKMVRLSAAGRYYFEVLHKQDDRGTDHVEVAWRLNDPEAKFKVIDSQYLSLYANETLLKMDEVGHIPQTLASHTSRPADSAGSKAHPADMLKPDPRDTLYKVPLLSKSRVRRALPDCPYKPSYLVNGFPLQRYQGLQFVHLSFVYPNDYSRLSHMEKDNKCFYQENPYYLERFGFYKYMTMDQPEKSLDSGEKTEQPGSQEGNLDDLQYAEQDAETTSPPKRPGTGRAEPAGNVPSRVVGSDKVQEEYSLRERRRLLSVTGGDVGEGLQRRRTKRSAVKSATLASANQSLIQAGLEGNPITKRPRLKAGIKDKSRSPLQHARAIQGKAPVKKANPPSRTMSQRQQRLGGPRNSRVTIPKGLRPQGDLSTTKDELQPAGTVPARKGGRVSSKAGRRAVSAASPSQQPGLSQWLNQVETYIAEHKAANGGDMGEGEAQVVSPVKDKSGPVAAEEEEVDGELEEEDEDDFDYVPVFDQAVNWEQTFSASNLDFHMLRTDWIDLKCNTSGNLLLREREALEVTRVFLKKLNQRSKGRFQLQRIVNVEKRQDRMRGSRYLLELELLEQGQRLIRFSEYIFARGWQGVGGGEEEERKMRNLAWGRRRHLMAVANEPELCWPQGFSWNHRAMIHFVVPVKNQARWVLQFISDMEELFRLTKDPYFNIIITDYSSDDMDVEKALKRSSLHSYQYLKLTGNFERSAGLQAGIDLVTDPHSIIFLCDLHIHFPAGVIDSIRKHCVEGKMAFAPMVMRLHCGMSPQWPDGYWEVNGFGLLGIYKSDLDKIGGMNTKEFRDRWGGEDWELLDRILQAGLEVERLSLRNFFHWFHSKRGMWNRRQLKTL